The nucleotide window TATAAATAAAGGAATCCAATTCCTGATACATTCCAAAAGAAAGGTACGAGGGATTTTCCTCTCCACCAATTCTTAAACCAGCGGTAAATATTTCCAACTGCTGGTTGGCAGTAACATAATCGTTCCTGCTGGTTGAATCAACTACATTTTGTACTTTGATGGAAAAATCCACATTATTGTTTGCAAACAAACTATAAGCATCGAAACCTGTTGAACCTCCATTTACAGAAATTCCAGACAACAAAGGCACTCCAAAAAACCATTTGTATTTTACATCGGCTCCTGGATTAAGCAATAAACTTTGGGGTTGCGGGGTGAAATTATATAAAACTTCTTTATTTTGGGAAAAACAATAAAAGGAAATTGTTAGACATAAAAGGATTGTCATTTTTCTCATTTAACATCAAAATATGCGGTTATACTTGAGCTCAGCTCAATTCTGCCCCGGCTGTTTTCCGTTAACGGTGTCCCCGGATCCATATTAACTTCAAAAGTCATTTGGGTTGTCCTCTTTAATAAATCGATTTGGGATTCAGGAAATACGAAAGGTGATGGATCCGAATATCCTAACTTTTCAGAACCATCAACAGAGGCTTCTACAGAAATTGGAATATTTTCCACAACTGTTCCATCGTTTTCTTTTAAGGTAATATAAATAGTAAAGGATCTGTTTATAGTATTTTTAACTCTAAAATTCAATTCGGCTTTTATCAAGTTTTGGTTTACGAAAGAATTATCAAAAAAACCGACTGGGCCCGTATAGGGAGGAAGAGGCACTTCGTTTCCGTTTACAACAAAATCGGGTGCATCCGCGTGAAAATATGCCAGATTTGCAACTACAACAGGCTTTGCATTAAATTTATTTACCTGATCGTAATTCAAATCACTGCTACACGAAAAAGAGCATAACATCAGTAGAGTAATTAAAACAATCCTATTGTAAAATCTATATTTCATCGCATTGCCACTATATGTAATTATTTTTTAAAGGTCTAAAAAACATTTTAAAAACAACAATTATTTTTTGGTTTAATTCCAATTAATTTACGGCTTTTAAGCCAAATAATCAATGAAATTCCCAAAAGATTTTTGATGCTTCATTATAAGCACTTTCAAAACTCATTGGACTACAATTAGTTTTTTCTTTCTGAACCGTAAAATAAGACAATAATTTCTCTGTAGGCATATTTCCAGTTAACTTATCGGTTGCCATGGGACAACCTCCAAAACCCTGAATAGCTCCATCAAAACGGCGACAGCCACCTTTGTAAGCCGCATCAATTTTTTCCAACCATTTATCTGGTGTTGTATGAAGATGAGCACCAAATTCAATATTAGGATATTGCGGAATCAGATTGGAAAATAAATAATCAATCACTTCGGGTGTAGAACTCCCGACGGTATCGGAAAGGGATAAAATTTTCACACCCATCGAAGCCAATTTTTCGGTCCATTGCGCTACAATATCAACATTCCAGGGATCTCCGTAAGGATTACCAAAACCCATGGAAAGATACGCTACGGTTTCTTTATTGGTTTTATCAGCAAGATTTAATATTTCTTCTAATGTCACCAAAGATTGCGCAATTGTCTTATGCGTGTTCCGCATTTGAAAATTCTCTGAAATCGAAAAAGGAAAACCTAGATATTGAATAGCCGAATGCTGGGATGCTAATTCGGCCCCTTGGTAATTGGCAATAATAGCCAATAATTTACTTTTTGTTTTAGATAAATCAAGCTGCGCCAAGACTTCGGCCGTATCCCGCATTTGAGGAATGGCTTTGGCCGAAACAAAACTTCCAAAGTCAATGGTATCAAACCCCACGCGCAACAAAGATTGAATATAACTCACCTTTCTTTCGGTAGGAATGAAGGCTTTTATGCCTTGCATTGCATCTCGCGGACATTCGATAATTTTTATTGCCTTCATAACCTTCAAATATATAAAAAGGTTTTGGGTTACACAGATATAAAAATCGTTATCCTACTATTTTTTTGACAAAATTGCTTTATTTATTTCTTTTATTAATGCCGGACCTTCATAAATAAAGCCAGTGTATAACTGAATCAAACTTGCACCTGCTTCCAATTTTTCCAAAGCATCTTGTGCAGAATGTATTCCGCCAACCCCGATAATAGGGAATGCTTTATTGCTTTTTTCAGACAAAAAACGAATCACTTCGGTAGAACGTGAAGTCAATGGTTTTCCAGATAACCCTCCTGTTTCCGTTTGATTTACAGAACGTAATCCGCTTCTTGAGATTGTTGTATTGGTTGCAATTACTCCTGCAATTTTGGTATCATTCACGATATCAATAATATCCAGCAATTGCTCATCTGTAAGATCTGGAGCAATTTTAAGTAATATTGGCTTTTGCTTTGGCTTTGCCAAATTCTTATTCTGCAAAGTTTGAAGTAATTGGGTAAGCGGCTCTTTTTCCTGTAACTCTCTAAGATTTGGCGTATTGGGCGAACTAACATTTACCACAAAATAATCTACATAATCATATAAAGCATCAAAGCAAATCTCATAATCAGAAGTGGCATCTTCGTTTGGAGTCACTTTGTTTTTCCCTATATTTCCACCAATAAGTACGCCGTCATTTTTCTTTAATCGATCAACTGCCTCCAGAACTCCCCCGTTATTAAAACCCATTCTATTGATGATTCCGGAATCTTCTATAAGTCGAAACAAACGTTTTTTATCATTTCCCGGTTGCGCTTTTGGGGTAAGTGTCCCAATTTCTATAAAACCGAAACCCAAATTTGATAACTCTTTGTACAAAACGGCATCCTTATCCAATCCTGCTGCCAATCCCACTGGGTTTTTAAACTTTAAACCAAAAACTTCCGTTTCCAATCTTTTGTCATTTACCTGATACAACACTTTTAAAAGCGATGGAATTCCAGGTATTTTTGAGATTAATTTGATAAATGAAAAAGTAAAGTGGTGTACTTTTTCGGGATCAAAACAAAAAAAAATGGGGCGTATAAAAGTCTTGTACATAGTTCAAATATTGATTGGCGCAAAAGTAAAAAAATCTTTTCATTTTTAAATCATGAAAATACTTTTAAAGTAATTGATTTCTACAAATTAATCAGTAAAATCAATGCTAAAAACCACCTCAATTCCATAATCAGAAAATTGAGTTTTTACCAAAACAATCACTTTTTTTCCTAAATTAGTTGGTTCAAACCAAAAAAATTATGAAAAAACTAACCAAAGAAGATATCAGTCAGGAAATTTTTGACCTGTACGATGACTACGCCCACAACAAAATAGAGAGAAGACAATTTATCGAAAAACTGTCACTTTTCGCAATAGGAAGCCTTACGGTTCCTTCGCTCCTTAGTTTTATGACTCCCAATTATGTGGATTCCATCACTGTAAAACCCGATGATCCGAGACTGAAATCGGACTATATTACTTATTCATCACCAAAAGGCGGAGGATCAATCAAAGGGCTTTTGTCGGAGCCGGCAGAAGCCAAGAAAAAATTACCCGGAATCATTGTCGTTCATGAAAACCGCGGCCTAAATCCTTATATCGAAGACGTGGGAAGACGAGCTGCACTGGAAGGTTTCATCACCCTGGCTCCAGATGCCTTAACACCACTGGGCGGTTACCCCGGAAATGATGACGCAGGACGAGAACTTCAAAAAAAACGCACCCGAGAAGAAATGCTCGAAGACTTTATTGCTGCCTACGAATACCTGAAATCCCACAAAGACTGTAACGGTTATATAGGAGTTGTCGGATTTTGTTTTGGAGGTTGGATTGCCAATATGATGGCGGTCAAAATCCCAACTTTGTCCGCGGCAGTTCCCTATTACGGAGGACAACCCACCGCCGAAGAGGCCGAAAAAATCAAAACCCCACTCCTATTGCAATATGCAGGACTGGACACGCGCGTCAACGAGGGTTGGCCTGCCTACGAAACCGTACTCAAAAAGAACAAAGTCGAGTACACCGCTTACATTTACCCCGGAGTCAATCACGGTTTTCACAACAATACCACTCCCCGATACGACGAAGCCGCCGCCACGCTATCCTGGACGAGAACCATTGATTTTTTCAAAGAAAAACTGAAAAAGAAATAATCGCAAAATGCCGATTTTTGGGAGCAGAAACATTTCGCCTTTTAAGAAATATCCTCCCGCTATCCGTTACAATCTTGTGTGCCGAACCCCGGCACACAAGGATTTTCACTGCTATCGGGGCTAAAAATCGGCATTTTGCTTTTTTAAGATCATTCCCAAAAAAATTAAAAAATAAACTTATGAACCTAACAGCCAAAGCAACAATACAAATTCAAAAACCAATCACAGCCGTTTTTGAAGGCATCGTAAATCCCGAAAAAATGACCAATTATTTCATCTCCGAAAGCACTGGTAGAATGGAAACAGGAAAAGAACTAATCTGGAAATTTCCCG belongs to Flavobacterium gilvum and includes:
- a CDS encoding hydroxymethylglutaryl-CoA lyase; protein product: MKAIKIIECPRDAMQGIKAFIPTERKVSYIQSLLRVGFDTIDFGSFVSAKAIPQMRDTAEVLAQLDLSKTKSKLLAIIANYQGAELASQHSAIQYLGFPFSISENFQMRNTHKTIAQSLVTLEEILNLADKTNKETVAYLSMGFGNPYGDPWNVDIVAQWTEKLASMGVKILSLSDTVGSSTPEVIDYLFSNLIPQYPNIEFGAHLHTTPDKWLEKIDAAYKGGCRRFDGAIQGFGGCPMATDKLTGNMPTEKLLSYFTVQKEKTNCSPMSFESAYNEASKIFWEFH
- a CDS encoding quinone-dependent dihydroorotate dehydrogenase, which gives rise to MYKTFIRPIFFCFDPEKVHHFTFSFIKLISKIPGIPSLLKVLYQVNDKRLETEVFGLKFKNPVGLAAGLDKDAVLYKELSNLGFGFIEIGTLTPKAQPGNDKKRLFRLIEDSGIINRMGFNNGGVLEAVDRLKKNDGVLIGGNIGKNKVTPNEDATSDYEICFDALYDYVDYFVVNVSSPNTPNLRELQEKEPLTQLLQTLQNKNLAKPKQKPILLKIAPDLTDEQLLDIIDIVNDTKIAGVIATNTTISRSGLRSVNQTETGGLSGKPLTSRSTEVIRFLSEKSNKAFPIIGVGGIHSAQDALEKLEAGASLIQLYTGFIYEGPALIKEINKAILSKK
- a CDS encoding dienelactone hydrolase family protein yields the protein MKKLTKEDISQEIFDLYDDYAHNKIERRQFIEKLSLFAIGSLTVPSLLSFMTPNYVDSITVKPDDPRLKSDYITYSSPKGGGSIKGLLSEPAEAKKKLPGIIVVHENRGLNPYIEDVGRRAALEGFITLAPDALTPLGGYPGNDDAGRELQKKRTREEMLEDFIAAYEYLKSHKDCNGYIGVVGFCFGGWIANMMAVKIPTLSAAVPYYGGQPTAEEAEKIKTPLLLQYAGLDTRVNEGWPAYETVLKKNKVEYTAYIYPGVNHGFHNNTTPRYDEAAATLSWTRTIDFFKEKLKKK